One Vibrio gazogenes genomic region harbors:
- a CDS encoding CobW family GTP-binding protein, which translates to MTQRIPANVITGFLGTGKTTAILNLLKNKPADQNWAVLVNEFGEIGIDGTLLSQQNALVKEVPGGCMCCTAGVPMSVGITALLRQKPDRLLIEPTGLGHPREIVSTLTSAQYQPYLDIKATIALVDPRNLSNRKYTTHQNFNDQLACADVIIGNKVDQCHASDIDTFNNWLTNQQPAKIFHKLTRFGDIPLEVLDLPRREDPQPVSPQSHHEHQHGHAEPIFQLAPGESYLRKENQGDGYYSCGWVFGAEIHFPFDALFSLFSELTAERIKAVINTDRGCYAFNVNHHVVSVHEISLDGFESKIEVIDSQLMPWDELEQILLELGYLTKK; encoded by the coding sequence ATGACTCAACGAATTCCTGCCAATGTCATCACCGGATTTCTGGGAACAGGCAAAACCACGGCAATTCTGAATCTACTTAAAAATAAGCCGGCCGATCAAAATTGGGCTGTTTTAGTCAATGAATTTGGTGAAATCGGCATCGATGGTACCCTCTTGTCTCAACAAAACGCTTTGGTGAAAGAAGTTCCCGGTGGCTGTATGTGTTGTACTGCCGGTGTGCCGATGTCTGTTGGAATTACGGCATTGCTGCGACAAAAACCAGATCGGCTGCTGATTGAACCCACAGGACTGGGACACCCCCGGGAAATCGTATCAACACTGACCTCAGCACAATATCAACCCTACTTGGATATAAAAGCAACCATTGCGCTGGTCGACCCGCGAAATCTCAGCAATCGTAAATATACAACTCACCAAAACTTCAACGACCAATTGGCCTGTGCAGATGTCATCATCGGGAATAAAGTCGATCAATGTCATGCCAGTGATATCGACACATTCAACAACTGGCTCACCAACCAACAACCCGCCAAAATTTTTCATAAATTGACCCGGTTCGGTGATATTCCATTGGAAGTGTTAGATCTCCCGCGACGGGAAGATCCACAACCGGTATCCCCCCAATCCCATCATGAGCATCAGCATGGGCACGCTGAGCCGATCTTTCAGTTAGCCCCTGGTGAATCGTACCTGAGAAAAGAAAATCAGGGTGATGGCTACTACAGCTGTGGCTGGGTGTTCGGGGCCGAAATCCATTTCCCTTTTGATGCGCTGTTTTCATTATTCAGTGAGCTGACAGCAGAGCGGATCAAAGCGGTGATCAATACAGACCGTGGCTGCTATGCATTCAATGTCAATCATCACGTTGTTTCCGTACATGAGATATCACTGGATGGATTCGAGTCAAAAATAGAAGTGATTGATTCCCAATTAATGCCTTGGGATGAACTGGAGCAGATTCTGCTTGAACTCGGGTATCTGACTAAAAAATAA
- the clcA gene encoding H(+)/Cl(-) exchange transporter ClcA, protein MRSKERFKPSLLAKVPKDAINQFLSKDKTPVSVLLLSILVGILSGLAGTYFELGIHFVSETRTSWLISEIGNLLPLWLAAFLISASLAFIGYFLVHRFAPEAAGSGIPEIEGAMDGMRQVRWWRVLPVKFFGGLGALGSGMVLGREGPTVQMGGAIGRMISGLFRVKNDDARHSLLAAGAAGGLSAAFNAPLAGIMFVVEEMRPQFRYTLISIKAVIISSVFANIVFRMINGQAAVIAMPQYQAPEIEALWLFLLLGILFGIFGVFFNRLVTFFQDVFVKIHRNDRKRYLLIGSFLGGCFGILLLYLPDLTGGGISLIPVITNGGYTASLLMLLFLGRILTTMLCFGSGAPGGIFAPMLALGTLFGYAFGLISHNFLPELAFDPGMFAIAGMGALFAATVRAPITGILLVIEMTNNYYLILPLIITVLGAVVFAQLLGGEPLYSQLLHRTLKNEKLRQQDLPPQETPIA, encoded by the coding sequence ATGAGATCTAAAGAGAGATTCAAACCTTCCCTGTTAGCCAAAGTCCCTAAAGACGCCATTAATCAGTTTCTCTCAAAAGATAAGACACCGGTCTCTGTTTTGCTGCTTTCTATTCTTGTCGGGATTTTATCTGGCTTGGCCGGAACCTATTTTGAGTTAGGCATTCATTTTGTTTCAGAAACACGGACGAGCTGGCTCATCAGTGAAATTGGTAATCTATTGCCACTTTGGCTGGCGGCATTTTTAATTAGTGCGAGTTTAGCTTTTATCGGTTACTTTCTGGTTCACCGTTTTGCACCGGAAGCTGCAGGTTCCGGGATTCCTGAAATTGAAGGGGCGATGGACGGAATGCGGCAAGTTCGTTGGTGGCGGGTGCTGCCGGTGAAATTCTTTGGTGGGCTCGGTGCGCTGGGTTCCGGCATGGTGTTAGGTCGTGAAGGCCCGACGGTTCAGATGGGTGGTGCAATCGGACGGATGATCTCGGGTCTGTTCCGGGTTAAAAATGATGATGCCCGACATTCGTTATTGGCCGCAGGCGCTGCCGGTGGGTTATCTGCGGCATTTAACGCACCACTGGCTGGGATCATGTTTGTGGTTGAAGAGATGCGTCCCCAGTTTCGTTACACGCTGATTTCGATTAAAGCGGTGATCATCTCTTCTGTTTTTGCCAATATTGTATTTCGGATGATTAATGGTCAGGCGGCCGTGATTGCCATGCCTCAGTATCAGGCACCAGAAATCGAAGCATTGTGGCTCTTTTTATTGCTGGGCATTCTATTTGGGATTTTCGGGGTATTCTTCAACCGTCTGGTGACATTTTTTCAGGATGTTTTTGTCAAGATCCACCGTAATGATCGCAAGCGTTATTTACTGATCGGTTCTTTTCTCGGTGGGTGTTTCGGCATCTTGTTGCTATATTTGCCTGATCTTACCGGTGGCGGCATCTCGCTTATTCCTGTGATTACCAATGGCGGTTACACGGCGAGTCTGTTAATGCTGCTATTTTTGGGACGTATCTTAACCACGATGCTCTGTTTTGGCTCTGGTGCACCCGGTGGTATTTTTGCCCCGATGTTGGCTTTAGGGACATTGTTTGGCTATGCATTTGGGCTGATTTCCCATAACTTTCTGCCTGAGCTGGCATTTGATCCGGGAATGTTTGCAATTGCGGGGATGGGGGCATTATTTGCTGCAACGGTTCGAGCCCCGATTACCGGTATTTTATTGGTGATTGAGATGACCAATAACTATTATTTGATTTTACCGCTTATCATTACTGTATTGGGCGCGGTTGTTTTTGCTCAGTTACTCGGTGGCGAGCCACTATACAGTCAACTACTCCATCGGACTCTGAAAAACGAGAAACTGCGTCAGCAGGATTTACCACCGCAGGAGACTCCTATCGCTTAA
- a CDS encoding phosphate ABC transporter substrate-binding protein yields MLRVVIGLFLSVWVMSSQVVAKEINVSGSTSVTRIMDVLAEDYNKSHPESFVAVQGVGSTAGITLLKKGVADIAMSSRYLTEGELEENLEIRLIAYDGLAIVVNLANPIKNLTRDQLYKIYKGQITNWKTLGGNDQRIAVVTREASSGSRFSFESLLGLTRVVNNRLVSDINPSNLVVNSNSMVKTLVSHNPRAIGFISTGSVDQSIKAVPFEGVVASTKTISDGSYQLSRPFLVVDYSDKANQETQDFIKYLQSDRARELIHSYGYIPSIQ; encoded by the coding sequence ATGTTGCGGGTTGTTATCGGCCTATTTCTCAGTGTATGGGTCATGTCATCGCAGGTTGTTGCCAAAGAAATCAATGTATCTGGGTCAACCTCAGTCACGCGAATTATGGATGTTCTTGCTGAAGACTATAATAAATCGCATCCAGAAAGCTTTGTTGCTGTTCAAGGCGTGGGCTCAACTGCGGGAATTACTCTGTTGAAAAAAGGTGTTGCCGATATAGCAATGAGTTCCCGCTATCTGACTGAAGGTGAGCTGGAAGAAAATTTAGAAATACGACTCATCGCATATGACGGTTTAGCAATTGTCGTGAATCTCGCCAATCCGATCAAGAATCTGACCCGAGACCAGCTCTACAAAATTTATAAAGGTCAGATTACCAACTGGAAGACGTTGGGAGGAAATGATCAAAGAATTGCGGTCGTAACACGGGAAGCGTCATCCGGCTCCAGATTTAGTTTTGAAAGTCTGTTGGGATTAACCCGGGTCGTCAACAATCGTTTGGTCTCAGATATCAACCCAAGTAACCTTGTCGTCAACAGTAACAGCATGGTCAAAACATTAGTCAGTCATAATCCACGAGCCATTGGCTTCATTTCGACCGGCTCTGTTGATCAGTCAATTAAGGCCGTTCCATTTGAAGGCGTAGTGGCTTCGACGAAAACCATTTCTGATGGGTCGTATCAGCTTTCGAGACCATTTCTAGTCGTTGATTATTCTGATAAAGCCAATCAAGAAACCCAAGATTTTATCAAATACCTTCAATCGGATCGGGCACGGGAACTAATTCACAGCTATGGATATATTCCATCCATTCAATAA
- a CDS encoding DUF3024 domain-containing protein, whose amino-acid sequence MTVVNLLQRQIEHRAELLCQNRNQGLPVGIGKSCFEPIVDGVKFLKHHYKLDSSHCDYSTPVAKIQWDQQARVWALYVPDDRNTWLPYPFLGRSEDLTALIREVEKDPKSLFWS is encoded by the coding sequence ATGACGGTCGTTAACCTATTACAACGTCAGATCGAACACCGAGCTGAGCTATTATGCCAAAATCGCAATCAGGGATTGCCGGTTGGCATTGGTAAATCATGCTTTGAGCCGATTGTGGATGGTGTCAAATTTCTCAAACACCATTATAAGCTTGATTCCAGTCATTGCGATTATTCTACGCCAGTGGCAAAGATTCAGTGGGATCAGCAAGCGCGAGTGTGGGCACTCTATGTGCCGGATGATAGAAACACTTGGTTGCCATACCCTTTCTTGGGGCGGAGTGAAGATTTAACCGCATTAATTCGTGAAGTTGAAAAAGACCCGAAATCCTTGTTCTGGTCTTGA